In Exiguobacterium acetylicum, the genomic stretch AACATCAACAACGAATAAGTAACTCATAAATGTTTTATCAAGACGATTTCGTCTTTAATCGGAACTCCCTTTTCATTGTATAACGGGATTTCCGGTTTTATTTTGCGTGCAAGGTCCACGGCATTCGGAATCACTTGCGATACTGTATATCCCCGATGTTGATAGAAACGTATCGCATGCTCATTATCATTCGTTGTAACGAGTGTCAGCAAGTCGCATTGTTGCCGTATTGCCTTTTCCTCTACCACTTGCATCAATCGTGAACCAATTCCTTTGCCTTCTTCAAGACTATCCAGTGAAATGATTTCGCACGTCTGCGAAGTAATATGATAGGTAATCAGTCCAATGATTTCATGATCATCGTTTATGGCATAAAACCCGTCTAACAGACTGCAATCATGAACACCTGTCGACGTTACCATTTGTGAACTGCCCCAGTGCTTGGTAAAAAAGGCTTTAACCTGACTACGTGTTTCCTTTTCAATGGCCTGAATAATCATTATGTCTCCCTTTCGCTTATGTTTTTATCCTTTTATATTAAGTAAAATATAAAGTTGACTATCTATTTTTAAAATAAAGATTATCTTCAACATTAATTCCATAAGAAAGATAATCTTTTTTATGATTTTTATTAATTTAATCGGTATGAGTTGTTCATCTTATTTAGATTTTCAAATTTTTTCTAGTTTACTAATCATGCTTTAGCATAAAAATCAAGTTTGTTCATAGCATCATATACTGTACCTATAGCATAGTAATTTTCTTTAGAACGACCAACGCATTTCATTAGTGATGAAGATAAAAACTGCAGCACTTCAGCAATTTCATTCAATGAAGGAGGCGTATCAAAACTTTCATCGCTTCTTAAAGTTCTATATATATCTTTTTCTTCTAATAGTCCTTCAGTCACAGTATCATTACTTTCTATAACAAGACATTCCATAACTGCTTGTAATAACTTTCTTGACCTCTCAATTTCTCTTCTATCGACTTCTAAACAACTAATATCAATTTTTCCTACTTGCATAAATATTTTTTTATATACATCTGCTTGTAATGGCGTTTGAAAATGGAATTTTATTATTTTCTCGAGAGAATCAACATCTATTAATGCTACTTTATGTTCTATAGCCCGTTTAATTAGACGTTCACCCTGAAAAGAGAATCCTATGACTGCAATATAATCAGCTGAATGAAGTTTTTTATGCTCTTTTAAAGTATCAAAATTAATTTGTCCCTCATTGACTGCTCCTGATTGCGTTGATTTTGCATCAACAGTTACAGTGTATGAAAATTTAGGTATGCTTGGAGAATGTATTAAAACATCTGTATTTCCTGATCCTCCTAGCCAAGATGAATTGAAACCTAATATCGAAAAAGCATCTTTAATCGCTTTTTCGAATCTATTGGGATTCGAAGAGTCTTTTGATGCTAAGCGAAGTTCGGTTATATACTTGTCCACTCCCAGAGAGCTATATTTAGTGTTATCCTCTTCAATATCTGTTTTATTGACTAATGTAGTTCTTTCTTGTAATTTAACTTTCTTTAAAATATTTTTTGCTCTTTGAGTCACACTATACTTGCCAGACTCTTCTTCTTGAATAAGAAGAGCACTTTTTAAAATATTTAAGCGTTTCCTAATCTCATCTATTCTTTCTTTATCAAATCCGTAAGATACTTTAGCTATTACAGCGAGTTCCTTAACAGATAAAGCTTTTTCTTCTAATTCTTTTAGGATTTCAAATATAAACAATACTTTTGAATGCAAACAATAAACTAAATCTAAAGCAGATTTGGTAGATATCCAATTTTTTGATATAGATGTAGCTTCATATATGCTTCTTGACTTTCGTTTTAAAAAACCAATATTAGATAAAGTCGTAACAAAAGAATTTGCTGAAGATGGAGATATTTTATAAGTTTCCCACGAGTAGTTAGTAAAAGCTTCTTTATCAATACCAGAATATATCAATTGAATGTACTCATCAAAAGTATTATATATATCAGCCATATTTCCTGGAATGTAACCAACAGAAGGTTTTCGAGACTGTAGTTCTTCTTGACTCATTTGAATTACCTCTTCTGCCCAAGAAGATACTGGAACTTCAACCTCTTCAATTGTTAAATCGCGAATTGTTTCTATTTCATTTGGATGAACATAATTAATATTTTTTATAAATTCCTTTCCTTTTTCATTTAAAACATACGTATTTTCAAAATCATTAAAACTTACTAAGTCTAATTGCCTAAACCAAGTTAATCTATTGCCTATTTCTGATTTAGTATCCCAGTTTAATTTATATTCCTCATTAGCTATCTTTAAAATTTCCATAATAGTCAGTGGTGTATTTATAGTTATTAGGAGTTCGCCAATAAACCTAACATTGGCACAAAATAGTGCTGTTAAATATAAATCATCTTCAGAATCTAAATATCGTTTACTCTCCTCTGAAATTTTCCATACACTGTTTTCCTGATATATCAAACCTATAGGTCTTAACCACCTACATAAATCTTCTAATGTAGCTTTACTAGTGCTACCTTTAAACTTCATTTTTGTACCATAAGGAACCTTATTTACTATCGCTTTTAGAATTTCTCTTAAAACTGCTGGCTGACCTATTTCACCTCTAGGAATTTTTGGAAGTGAAAAAACTTTAGTATTCCACTTTCTATGTTTTGGATAATTTAATGGCTTAATTGTATTCATAACTTTCTTCTCCTAAGAAATTTATTTTTACATAAAATGTATCACAAAATAAAAAAGTCTATCTAACTTATTAGTTAGACAGACACTAAAAAATTATTTATGGTACGGTTCATTCCGATTAATCCGGTACGCCCGATAAATCTGTTCACAGAGGATCATCTTCATCAATTGGTGCGGAAATGTCATCTTCGAGAACGAAATTGTATCATTCGCCCGCTGCATCACTTCTGGTGCGAGACCAAGCGATCCACCGATGACGAAGGCAATCTTGCTCTTACCGTATGTCGCGAGTTGATCGAGTTCTTTCGCGAACTGTTCGCTCGTCCGTTGTTTTCCTTCGATAGCAAGTGCAAGGACATGAACGTCCGGTCCAATCTTCGCTAAAATCCGTTCGCCCTCTTTTTTCTTCACTTGTGCCATCTCCGCTTCACTCAACTGCTCCGGTGCCTTTTCGTCCGCAACCTCGATTTCTTGGATCGAACAGTAGGCGCCGAGACGCTTCGTATATTCGGCGATGCCTTGCTTCAAATACTTCTCTTTTAGCTTTCCGACCGTAATGATGGTAATTTGCATCTTTTTTCTCGCTTTCTGACAGAAAATTCAGGAGTTATCCACAGAGTTATCCACAAATCCACATGTTGATATTTATTTTTTGCTTGACACAAGATATGTTGCCGGTTCGTCACAGTATTCACACGTGATGTTTTTTTCTGGATTTAGCTGATCGAGAATCGGGTATTGTTCTGTTTCATCCACGATTTCGTCAAGCGCGAGCTCGACATGTTCTAAACAAACGTACTTATCCACAGGTGGTCTCCTCCTTTCACTTATCCACATTTATCCGCTTCCAGTATAACAAATATCAACCTTTCTGACCGGAAAAGGCGCAGGTTTCCTCACTCAAAAAAACCATCCACAGGTCGGACCTGTGGATGGTTTTTCAGGTTATGCCTTATTGAACAGTTGGTGACTGGGCCGACAACTTCACATCTGCTGTCTGTTTTTCACCGCCCCGGTAGAACGTGACTTTGACCGTATCACCGACTTTTGCATCCCGGTAGAGGACACTTTTTAAATCCGCGAACGATGCGATCGCTTTTCCGTTGATCTCAACGATGACATCGTTCGCTTTCATACCCGCTTTTTCGGCTCCACTGTTACGTGTTAGACCGACGACGACGATTCCTTTCGTGACATCATTCGGTAATTTCAGACGATCTTCGCGATATCCGCTTGGGAATTCCTGCACGTCACGAATCTGAATCCCGAGCTGTGGACGAACGACTTCACCGTTTTGCTCGAGATCACGCATGATTGGTAACGCTTCGTTGATCGGAATCGCAAATCCGACTCCTTCAACACTTGCTTCCGCAATCTTCATCGAGTTGATCCCGATCAATTGACCGGCTGTGTTGATGAGCGCTCCACCGGAGTTCCCCGGGTTGATTGCTGCATCGGTTTGAATGACTTCTGTATTGAAGTCTTGCTGTCCATCCTTGTTCGTATCGACTGGAACCGTCCGTTCCTGTGCACTTATGACACCGCGCGTGACGGAGTTCGCGAAAATCCCGAGTGGGTTTCCGATTGCAAGCACCGTTTCACCGGCACGTAACGTATCCGAATCCCCGAGTTTTGCGACTTGTGTCACTTTCGATGAATCAATCGAGAGGACCGCTAAATCGTACGTCGGATCTTCCCCGAGGACTTTTGCCTCGAGTGCTGTTCCGTCGGATAACGTGACAGACAGACGGCTCGCGCCTTCGACGACGTGGTAGTTCGTAACGACGTAGGCTTTATTGCCATCTTTTTTATAGATGACGCCGGACCCTGCACCCGTTTCCTGATCGGTCCCTTGGAACGAGCTCTGAAGATTCGTCACGCTCACGACGGCTTCCTTCGTCTTACCGACCGCACCGACGATGTCGGCTTCATCCTCCGTCGTCTGTGTCGCAGTCTGTTCCGCTGTCGTCGACGAAACCGGAGTCGGACTCTTCATCTCATCGCGGACGAACGGCCACGCGACGAGGGCGATCAACAAGGCTCCGACGATTCCGCCGATCAGACCGACGAAAAAGGCTTTTCCGGCACCGCGACGACGCGGTGGTTCTGGTTGTTCTTCATATGGTTCACGATAAGGGCTGACCGGTTCGCTCGTTGCCGGCTGACGGGGCGGGAAGCCGCTCTCATCGGATGACTGTTCGTATCGTTCGGATTCGTTCCGTGGTTCTTCGGGTCGATCCATCGACATACGCCTCCTTTATGACTCTCTTTACACAAGTATACCCCCATCACGTGGCAAGTGAGCCAAATGTGGGGGTCTTTTGAGCATATTCAGTAATTTCCCATAATCAAAGCTTTAGGAGTGGTGTCGGAATGACCGGATCCGTGTCGAGAAGCTGAATCTTACTCAGATCGACGTCACGGCTCGCGAGCGTCTGGGAGACGCTCATCCGGGCGAGTTCCTTCATGTTGTTGTCCTTGCTCAAGTGGGCCATGTGGATCCGTTTCGTCCGGTCATCCAGGACCTCGCTCATCGCGATTGCGGCGTCCTCGTTCGAGACGTGTCCGTAATCCCCAAGGATCCGTCGTTTGACGCTCCACGGGTAATGTCCCATCTGGAGCATGCCGATATCATGGTTCGCTTCAAAGATATAGGCATCAGCGCCCCGAATGACACCTTTCATCCGGTCCGAGACGTATCCGGTATCCGTGATGTGTGCCAATCGTTTTCCTTCATGAGCGAACTGAAAGAACATCGGATCTGCTGCATCGTGACTGACATTGAACGATTCGACTTCGATGTCACCGAACTGCTTGACCTCTCCGACTTCCCAGAGGAACTTCAGCGCCGGATCAATCTTGCCGATCTTCGCTTCCATCGCCGCCCATGTCTTTTCGTTCGCATAGAGCGGGATATTGTACTTCCGTGCCATGATGCCGACGCCTTTGATATGGTCGGAGTGCTCATGGGTGACGAACAGACCATCGATGCCATGCGGCGACCGGTCAATCTGGTCGAACAAGGCGAGCATCGCCTTGCCGGTCAGTCCCGCGTCGACGAGCAAGCGGGTCTGTTCACTTTCGATATAGAGGGCGTTCCCCGTCGAGCCACTGGCCATGACGCTGTAGTGTAGGCTCATCGTGCATTCCTCATTTCTCTGAGACTGTATCCAATCGTTCGACGGTCTGGACACCGCCGTCAATCGCATTGACGAAGTAGACTTCTTCATTGTCGAGCTCGATTTGCCACGTCGGCGGCAGGATTTGAACCGATTCCGTGCCTTCCGTGACGAGACAGAAATAACCGAGCTTATGACTCGTCAACCGTTTTGATGCCGGGAACAACCCTTGCTCCGACAACTGGACGATCGCTTCACTTGCCGATAACAACGTCACGTCCTGCGCTTGCCGGACGACCTTGTTCAAGTGGCGTTGTTTGTAGCTGACGATTTCCTTCGCATCATTGAGCTGCAAGACGAGCAGGGACGGTCCGATCATCGCATCGTCCTCACGCGACTGCTGTGGTGTCGAATAGAGCGGCTGTCCCTTATACGTCTGAACGAATGTCATCTCCTGATACTTACTATCATACTTCCAAAATGTATATTCGGCACCATACCGAACGGATGCCTGGACGAACGATGAAGCGGAATCCCGCATCGTCTTCGTTTCGAGTCGATACGGTTTCGTCAACCGGACCGACCACTCGACATCATTCTTGACGGAGGCAACCGCGTCACGAATCGGTGAACTCGCAAGTGGCGCCAGTGTTCGCGCATCGACTTCGGCTGTTAAATAGCCGATGTCTCGCGTAACCGGTTGTAGTTTTTTCTCATCGATTTGACGATCCTTCAAGATCGATTTACCGGTCGCACTCGTCGCGACAATCCGCGGCTCGACCATCCGGTCCATCAATTGAATGGCAAGGTAGACGTTCAGGATCAAAAAGGTCAGCATCAATAAGGTCTTCGCTTTACTCCAGTCCATTCATCCTCACCCCTCATTCCCGACAGCTTGATTGATCGATTGCCAGACACCGTCGATCTTAATGAACCATGTCGGCTCAAAGACGGCATAGCGGCTCGTTGAAATCTTATACGTCATTTCATATCCAATCCGGATTCCACTGATCTCTTTTAAGAGATCAGCACGGCTCAGACGTTCGAGAACCGTTTCAACGGCTGGCACCGTCTCTTCCCGAAGGATGAGCTTCCGCTTCGCTCGGAGCATGCTACGACTGAGCGACCGGACTTGATTTTCCTCATACATGATCTTCAGTGTCGCGAGATCGAACTTCGTCTGTTCGAGCAGCGGACCACTCTCCCCAAATACCGGATATCGGTTCAAGTACAACCGGAACGTCGCTGTCTGTTCCTCACTCTTTTTACTCATCTGATCAAAGTAATACCGGAAACCACTACGCTGGGTATCTTGATCGAGCCAGCCCCCATGAATGTTGACATAGCTGACGAGCGTGCTGTAATCAACGGTCGAGCTTTGAGTATTCGGTGATAATGTATTGAAACGATAGACATTGTAGTTTCGGTCATACGTCGAAACGCTGACACCGTCTGTCAAGACGTCGAGATCATCCCGACTCTTGATTTGCTGGACGTTCGAGTTCTCGGCAAAAAAGGCACTCCGGATGCGGTCGAGTGGTTTCGGCGATTGTCCGACCTCGTCATAGACGAAGACTTGCTCTAGTCGCGTCGTACCGCTCGCGACATACGTATAATCGCCACCTTTGAGTTCGACGCGTGTCATCGGTTTTTTCTTATCATGCGCGAACAGTCGCTTCAGAACCGTCTCATCGCCGACGAGCTTGAAGTCCTTCAGGCGACCGGTCGCCGACTCGAGACGGAGGATTGGTCCATCATAATCGAGTAAATAGAGCCGTTTGATCGGTTCCGAGAAGGCGATTTGTTTTTCGCCGAGTAACTCTTCAAGAATCGTCGCACTGATCGGTGTCGGGAAAATCATCTCGACACTCCGGTCACCGACCGGGATATTATTCGCTTTATCCGTCAAGACAAGAACACCGATGTTAAACGACGCACCGATTCGGTTAAGGAAGGTCCGACCGATGATTTGTGTCTGATAGATCCCTTCCTGATCCGCATAGACGAGTAGTTCCGGATTAATCAGTTGGTTGCTTTCAATCGTCTTTGAGGCATCGATCTCGTTGAACGAGACCTGTTCCCGCTCGATTGATTCACTGCTTGGATGATAGGTCCAGAGCATCGCTGTTTGAGCGATCGAACCGGCGACAAGCAGGACGAGTAACAGCGAACTCCAGTGTTGTTTCTTCATCCGGCATCCACCTCTTCGATCACCTCATACGGAAGCGTGAAGTAAATCGTCGTGCCGCGTCCCCATTCACTTTCTGCCCAGATGTCGCCACCATGTGCCGAAACGACGTCTTTTGCGATCGACAGACCAAGACCGGTGCCGCCGATTTTACGGGCACGGGCTTTATCGACACGATAGAAGCGTTCGAAGATTTTTTGGAGATTCGCTTTCGGGATTCCGACACCTTCATCCTTGATGCTGATGACGATCCGTTTTGCCCGGAGCATCGTCCGGACGGTGATCGTTCCGCCTTCCGGTGAGTACTTGATTGCGTTCGTCAGGATGTTGTCTGCGACTTGGATCAATTTATCCTGATCCCCACGGATATAGACTTTCCGCTTCATGATCTTACGACGGAAACGAATCCGTTCCGGCTTCGTCATGTCATGGCGATCGAGAATCTCATTCAGGAACTGAATGTAATCGAAGCGGACCTTGTTCATTTTGTATTCCTTACTGTCCATCTTCGACAGTTGTAAAAGATCGGTGACGAGGCGGATCATCCGCTCCGTCTCATTTTGTGTCGTCTCAAGGAAACGCGGTGCGAGTTCCTCGTCCTGATACGCGCCTTCTGCCAAGGCTTCAAGATAGCTGCGCATCGTCGTCAGCGGTGTCCGGAGCTCGTGACTGACGTTCGCGACGAATTCGCGACGATCCTGTTCGACCTGCTCCTGTTCCGTGACGTCATGCAGGACGACGATCATCCCGGTAATCGGACCACTGTGTTTCTTGACGGGCGAGAAGAATGCCCGGACGAGGAACAGTTCATCCTCACTGCTGAAATCAAGCAGACGCGGTGGCATCGTACCGTCTTCCGGAATCATGAAATCGTCACCAAGTGCCAGTAAGTCCTTCAAGTTCGTGCCGACGACGCTCGCATCATCCGCACCGACGATATCCTTCGCTTGATCGTTCATCAAGATGACGCGCAGCGTCCGGTCCGTCGCGATGACGCCATCGGTCATGTTCTCAAGGACACTCGTCAACTTCCGCCGTTCAGCTTCCGTCGTCGCGTTTGCTTCGAGCAACTCATCCGTCAATTCGTTGAAGGAACGGGCGAGCTGACCGATCTCATCGTCCGAATAGACCTTAACCTTCCGCGAGAAGTTCCCGCGTCGCATCTCGATCGCTTGGCGCCGCATATCGGAAATCGGGCGCGTGATCGTCCGCGACAGCAAGACACCAAGAATCGACGTGATGACGAGGGCGATGACCGTTCCGGTCGCAAGAATCCGCGTGACCTGTTGCATCTGCGAATAGATCGACTCCATCGAGGCGCGGACATAGATCATCCCGGTCGTGACACCATCTCGTTCCGAGGTGACCGGTACGGCAAAGATTCGGATCTTATCCTCTGATTCCGGATCAAGCACGGTGTCTGTCCGGGTCGAGCTCGTTGCCTGTGCTTTTTTAATCAATGAATTAGTCGCTCGTTGTCCGACCGCCGACTGGTTCTCGTTATCCGACGTCGCCTGGATGATCGAGTCCTGGTCGATGATCTGGACTTCGAGGATGTCGTTCCTTGAGGTGGAGCCATTACTAAACTCAGACAGCAGTTGCCCTAGTGATTGGGACAACTGCCGTTTGGAGGCTTCATCATCGCCTGTTTTATCGAATTCCTTCCCGACGTTATAGGCGACAAGACCTGCCCGGTCCTCGACCGACTTCGAGAAGTTCGTAATGTACTGCTTTTCAAGGGAACGAACGAAATAGACACCAATGACCTGCATCGCCACTAAGATCAATAAGGCATAGATGACGACGAGTTTCCATTGGATGGATTTAAAGAAGTTCGTTCCTTTTAACATCGTTATTCATTCTCCCCGTCTTGGAGATAGTAACCGACCCCACGACGCGTCATGATATAGACCGGCGTACTTGGGTTATCTTCGACTTTCTCACGAAGACGACGTACCGTTACGTCGACTGTCCGGACGTCACCGAAGTAGTCATAGCCCCAGACCGTCTGCAACAAATGCTCACGTGTCATGACTTGACCGATGTTTTTCGCGAGGTAGTGCAACAATTCGAACTCACGCTGCGTCAGCTCGATTTTTTGATCCTTACGTGTCACCGTATGCGAATTCGTATCGATATACAGTTCTCCGACTTTGAGTGGACCTGGCCCAACCGGTTGTGGTGTAGCTTCCGGACTCGTGTTGCGTAAATGGACTTTCACGCGGGCAAGTAACTCGCGCGAGCTAAATGGCTTCGTCACGTAATCGTTCGCGCCAAGCTCAAGACCAAGTACCGTATCAATCTCGGAATCCTTCGCTGTCAACATGATGATTGGAATCTTCGACGTCTTCCGGACTTCCCGGCAGACCTCCATCCCGTCCATTAACGGGAGCATGATGTCGAGCAACATCAAATCCGGTTTGAACTCCTCGAATTTCTCTAATGCCTCCACGCCGTCATTTGCGATCGCGACCTGGTAGCCTTCTTTTTCTAATTTAAACTTGAGTATATCTGCAATCGGTAACTCGTCATCGACGACTAGAATTTTGCGTTCCGTCACTGGGTGTGCCCCCTTAAAAATTTCTATTCAATCTATTTTACCTGTTTTTTCGGCATATAGAAAGGTGGCGACGGA encodes the following:
- a CDS encoding MBL fold metallo-hydrolase — its product is MSLHYSVMASGSTGNALYIESEQTRLLVDAGLTGKAMLALFDQIDRSPHGIDGLFVTHEHSDHIKGVGIMARKYNIPLYANEKTWAAMEAKIGKIDPALKFLWEVGEVKQFGDIEVESFNVSHDAADPMFFQFAHEGKRLAHITDTGYVSDRMKGVIRGADAYIFEANHDIGMLQMGHYPWSVKRRILGDYGHVSNEDAAIAMSEVLDDRTKRIHMAHLSKDNNMKELARMSVSQTLASRDVDLSKIQLLDTDPVIPTPLLKL
- the yycF gene encoding response regulator YycF encodes the protein MTERKILVVDDELPIADILKFKLEKEGYQVAIANDGVEALEKFEEFKPDLMLLDIMLPLMDGMEVCREVRKTSKIPIIMLTAKDSEIDTVLGLELGANDYVTKPFSSRELLARVKVHLRNTSPEATPQPVGPGPLKVGELYIDTNSHTVTRKDQKIELTQREFELLHYLAKNIGQVMTREHLLQTVWGYDYFGDVRTVDVTVRRLREKVEDNPSTPVYIMTRRGVGYYLQDGENE
- a CDS encoding two-component system regulatory protein YycI, with the protein product MDWSKAKTLLMLTFLILNVYLAIQLMDRMVEPRIVATSATGKSILKDRQIDEKKLQPVTRDIGYLTAEVDARTLAPLASSPIRDAVASVKNDVEWSVRLTKPYRLETKTMRDSASSFVQASVRYGAEYTFWKYDSKYQEMTFVQTYKGQPLYSTPQQSREDDAMIGPSLLVLQLNDAKEIVSYKQRHLNKVVRQAQDVTLLSASEAIVQLSEQGLFPASKRLTSHKLGYFCLVTEGTESVQILPPTWQIELDNEEVYFVNAIDGGVQTVERLDTVSEK
- a CDS encoding CxxH/CxxC protein — encoded protein: MDKYVCLEHVELALDEIVDETEQYPILDQLNPEKNITCEYCDEPATYLVSSKK
- the yycH gene encoding two-component system activity regulator YycH, which produces MKKQHWSSLLLVLLVAGSIAQTAMLWTYHPSSESIEREQVSFNEIDASKTIESNQLINPELLVYADQEGIYQTQIIGRTFLNRIGASFNIGVLVLTDKANNIPVGDRSVEMIFPTPISATILEELLGEKQIAFSEPIKRLYLLDYDGPILRLESATGRLKDFKLVGDETVLKRLFAHDKKKPMTRVELKGGDYTYVASGTTRLEQVFVYDEVGQSPKPLDRIRSAFFAENSNVQQIKSRDDLDVLTDGVSVSTYDRNYNVYRFNTLSPNTQSSTVDYSTLVSYVNIHGGWLDQDTQRSGFRYYFDQMSKKSEEQTATFRLYLNRYPVFGESGPLLEQTKFDLATLKIMYEENQVRSLSRSMLRAKRKLILREETVPAVETVLERLSRADLLKEISGIRIGYEMTYKISTSRYAVFEPTWFIKIDGVWQSINQAVGNEG
- the rlmH gene encoding 23S rRNA (pseudouridine(1915)-N(3))-methyltransferase RlmH gives rise to the protein MQITIITVGKLKEKYLKQGIAEYTKRLGAYCSIQEIEVADEKAPEQLSEAEMAQVKKKEGERILAKIGPDVHVLALAIEGKQRTSEQFAKELDQLATYGKSKIAFVIGGSLGLAPEVMQRANDTISFSKMTFPHQLMKMILCEQIYRAYRINRNEPYHK
- the walK gene encoding cell wall metabolism sensor histidine kinase WalK encodes the protein MLKGTNFFKSIQWKLVVIYALLILVAMQVIGVYFVRSLEKQYITNFSKSVEDRAGLVAYNVGKEFDKTGDDEASKRQLSQSLGQLLSEFSNGSTSRNDILEVQIIDQDSIIQATSDNENQSAVGQRATNSLIKKAQATSSTRTDTVLDPESEDKIRIFAVPVTSERDGVTTGMIYVRASMESIYSQMQQVTRILATGTVIALVITSILGVLLSRTITRPISDMRRQAIEMRRGNFSRKVKVYSDDEIGQLARSFNELTDELLEANATTEAERRKLTSVLENMTDGVIATDRTLRVILMNDQAKDIVGADDASVVGTNLKDLLALGDDFMIPEDGTMPPRLLDFSSEDELFLVRAFFSPVKKHSGPITGMIVVLHDVTEQEQVEQDRREFVANVSHELRTPLTTMRSYLEALAEGAYQDEELAPRFLETTQNETERMIRLVTDLLQLSKMDSKEYKMNKVRFDYIQFLNEILDRHDMTKPERIRFRRKIMKRKVYIRGDQDKLIQVADNILTNAIKYSPEGGTITVRTMLRAKRIVISIKDEGVGIPKANLQKIFERFYRVDKARARKIGGTGLGLSIAKDVVSAHGGDIWAESEWGRGTTIYFTLPYEVIEEVDAG
- a CDS encoding GNAT family N-acetyltransferase, yielding MIIQAIEKETRSQVKAFFTKHWGSSQMVTSTGVHDCSLLDGFYAINDDHEIIGLITYHITSQTCEIISLDSLEEGKGIGSRLMQVVEEKAIRQQCDLLTLVTTNDNEHAIRFYQHRGYTVSQVIPNAVDLARKIKPEIPLYNEKGVPIKDEIVLIKHL
- a CDS encoding S1C family serine protease yields the protein MDRPEEPRNESERYEQSSDESGFPPRQPATSEPVSPYREPYEEQPEPPRRRGAGKAFFVGLIGGIVGALLIALVAWPFVRDEMKSPTPVSSTTAEQTATQTTEDEADIVGAVGKTKEAVVSVTNLQSSFQGTDQETGAGSGVIYKKDGNKAYVVTNYHVVEGASRLSVTLSDGTALEAKVLGEDPTYDLAVLSIDSSKVTQVAKLGDSDTLRAGETVLAIGNPLGIFANSVTRGVISAQERTVPVDTNKDGQQDFNTEVIQTDAAINPGNSGGALINTAGQLIGINSMKIAEASVEGVGFAIPINEALPIMRDLEQNGEVVRPQLGIQIRDVQEFPSGYREDRLKLPNDVTKGIVVVGLTRNSGAEKAGMKANDVIVEINGKAIASFADLKSVLYRDAKVGDTVKVTFYRGGEKQTADVKLSAQSPTVQ